A DNA window from Bacteroidales bacterium contains the following coding sequences:
- a CDS encoding DUF6508 domain-containing protein yields MVLKEHDYIRIINGFTKKDWIPLLEIIPKIEKVEKFGDDTETMKLLEQGIISMDPYEEHPIVDQFRDVVYSIPIMIDFHWGAWDEGRQMVSDENFDYDSIDITTKCKIITAIVRNDRFCSGRLVEAFDSGMMQKVLKSIRKQLKIGNL; encoded by the coding sequence ATGGTATTAAAAGAGCACGATTACATTAGGATAATAAATGGTTTTACAAAAAAAGATTGGATTCCACTGCTTGAAATAATACCAAAGATTGAAAAGGTTGAAAAATTCGGTGATGACACAGAAACGATGAAACTTCTGGAACAAGGAATAATTTCTATGGATCCTTATGAAGAACATCCGATAGTCGATCAGTTCCGTGATGTGGTTTATTCTATACCAATTATGATTGATTTTCATTGGGGTGCATGGGACGAAGGACGCCAGATGGTTAGTGATGAAAACTTTGATTATGACAGCATTGATATTACCACCAAGTGTAAGATAATAACTGCAATTGTGAGGAACGACCGATTTTGCAGTGGCCGATTAGTCGAAGCATTTGACTCTGGAATGATGCAAAAAGTCTTGAAATCTATTCGGAAACAATTGAAAATTGGGAATTTGTAA
- a CDS encoding polyprenyl synthetase family protein yields MEHFADFKKIVNDALVKADLSGTPDQLYQPIRYTMEGEGKRLRPVLMLAACDLFGGKPESILDAAIGIELFHNFTLLHDDIMDNADLRRGKDTVHRKWDNNTAILSGDTMFALAYRWMLKTKHPQIAEMLDTFTQTAIEVCEGQQYDMDFEESPVVTIAEYLNMIRLKTAVLLGCSLKIGALAANATPRDTQLIYDFGENIGITFQLQDDLLDTFGDAKKTGKIPGGDIIANKKTYIFLKCLGTADASDRQKLLGFYNPNTNHNPQQKIDAVTELMRKYNTEELARQEMEQYYAKSIHLLNLLNAPREKIESMLAYAEWLYRRDH; encoded by the coding sequence ATGGAGCATTTTGCAGATTTTAAAAAGATAGTGAATGACGCTTTAGTAAAAGCTGATCTTAGCGGCACACCTGACCAACTTTACCAGCCCATTCGCTACACAATGGAAGGTGAAGGCAAACGGCTGCGACCGGTGCTGATGCTTGCAGCATGCGATCTTTTTGGCGGCAAGCCCGAAAGCATCCTCGACGCAGCCATCGGCATTGAGTTGTTTCATAATTTTACGCTACTCCACGACGACATCATGGACAACGCCGATCTGCGGCGCGGCAAAGATACAGTCCACCGAAAGTGGGACAACAATACGGCCATCCTTTCGGGCGACACCATGTTTGCACTTGCGTATCGCTGGATGCTAAAAACAAAACATCCACAAATCGCTGAGATGCTCGACACCTTTACACAAACAGCCATCGAAGTGTGCGAAGGCCAGCAATATGATATGGATTTTGAAGAGTCGCCTGTAGTTACTATTGCCGAATATCTCAACATGATTCGGCTAAAGACAGCAGTATTGCTGGGATGCAGCCTCAAAATCGGCGCACTGGCCGCCAACGCCACCCCACGCGATACACAATTGATTTATGATTTTGGTGAAAATATCGGCATCACCTTCCAACTTCAGGACGACTTGCTCGACACTTTTGGAGATGCAAAAAAAACAGGCAAAATTCCTGGCGGCGACATCATTGCCAACAAAAAAACATATATTTTCCTGAAGTGTCTCGGGACAGCCGACGCCAGCGATCGCCAAAAATTGCTTGGTTTTTATAATCCAAACACAAATCACAACCCGCAACAAAAGATCGACGCGGTGACGGAGCTGATGCGGAAATATAATACCGAAGAGCTTGCCAGGCAGGAAATGGAGCAATACTATGCAAAATCGATCCACCTGCTCAATCTGTTAAACGCTCCGCGCGAAAAAATAGAATCGATGCTGGCTTACGCCGAATGGCTATACAGAAGAGATCATTAA